A single region of the Maniola jurtina chromosome 6, ilManJurt1.1, whole genome shotgun sequence genome encodes:
- the LOC123866390 gene encoding ethanolamine kinase has translation MSRVCDPAGHKFIPVEVDDFDIYTGIYKILSVIKPDWPQENIKFKIFTDGITNKLVACQLDPVNNLENNENVVLVRIYGNKTDLLIDRNAEVRNITVLNKAGLAPKIYGVFKNGLSYEYYPGVTLDTDTVTDAKISRLVAQQMARMHKIQLGEEVPREPMVWDKIEQFLSLVPEKFTDANKHVRFTNSFGSITRLRIEFERLKSHLIKTESPIVFAHNDLLLGNVIYDESKGTVSFIDYEYASYNYQAYDIANHFNEFVGISIENMDYSRYPSKDFQINWIRIYLAEYLDNPTPSEEQIEEIYKDVQRLSLASHFKWGIWSLVQFELSDIDFDFGRYAEMRLNRYFEVKNAVYKELL, from the exons atgtctAGAGTTTGTGATCCTGCTGGTCATAAATTTATACCAGTCGAAGTTGACGATTTTGATATATATACCGGAATTTATAAAATTCTTTCAGTTATTAAACCGGATTGGCCTCAGGAAAACATTAAATTTAAG ATTTTTACTGACGGAATCACGAATAAATTAGTAGCTTGTCAATTGGATCCTGTCAATAATCTTGAAAACAATGAAAATGTTGTGCTTGTGAGGATTTATGGAAACAAAACTGATTTACTTATTGACAGAAATGCAGAAGTTAG gaACATAACAGTGCTTAATAAAGCAGGATTAGCTCCAAAAATATATGGTGTATTTAAAAATGGTTTATCCTATGAATATTATCCTGGTGTTACTCTAGACACAGACACTGTAACTGATGCAAAAATATCTCGTCTTGTGGCACAACAAATGGCCAGAATGCACAAAATTCAACTGGGTGAAGAG GTACCCAGGGAACCAATGGTGTGGGACAAAATAGAGCAATTCTTGAGTTTAGTTCCAGAAAAATTCACAGACGCAAATAAACATGTCAG ATTTACGAATAGCTTTGGATCAATAACACGGCTCAGGATAGAATTTGAACGTCTAAAGTCACACTTAATAAAAACTGAGAGCCCGATTGTGTTTGCTCACAATGATTTGCTTCTAGGAAACGTGATCTACGACGAATCTAAAGGGACAGTTTCTTTTATTGATTATGAATATGCCTCGTATAATTATCAAGCCTATGATATAGCAAATCATTTTAATGAATTTGTTG gTATATCGATCGAAAATATGGATTACAGCCGATATCCGAGTAAGGATTTTCAGATTAATTGGATACGAATTTATCTGGCGGAGTATTTAGATAACCCGACGCCATCTGAAGAGCAAATTGAGGAAATCTACAAAGATGTACAACGTCTATCTTTGGCATCTCACTTTAAGTGGGGTATTTGGTCCTTGGTCCAATTTGAGCTGTCCGACATTGACTTCGACTTTGGCAG GTACGCGGAAATGCGGCTTAACAGATATTTTGAAGTAAAAAATGCAGTCTACAAGGAATTACTGTGA
- the LOC123866313 gene encoding RNA polymerase II subunit A C-terminal domain phosphatase SSU72 produces the protein MDDLYIAVVCSSNMNRSMEAHAFLAKKGFKVKSFGTGEKVKLPGASADRPNCYEFGIPYDDIYNDLLEKDKAYYTQNGLLHMLDRNRRIKPCPEKFQVSLERFDVIITCEERVYDQVIEWFGSKRSIYNQPVHVINIDIQDNHEEATIGAFLISDMVTKMAQSDDLDNDIDELLHDFESKCHRPVLNCIMFY, from the coding sequence ATGGATGATTTATATATTGCTGTGGTGTGTTCTTCCAATATGAATAGAAGTATGGAAGCGCATGCTTTCCTAGCTAAAAAAGGGTTTAAAGTTAAATCATTTGGAACTGGAGAAAAAGTCAAGTTGCCAGGAGCATCAGCAGATCGTCCTAATTGTTATGAATTTGGTATCCCTTACGATGATATTTATAATGACTTGCTAGAAAAAGACAAGGCGTACTATACACAGAATGGTTTACTACACATGTTGGACAGAAACAGACGAATCAAACCATGCCCAGAGAAGTTCCAAGTTAGCTTAGAACGTTTCGATGTTATCATAACTTGTGAAGAACGGGTGTACGATCAAGTGATTGAATGGTTTGGCTCTAAAAGGTCTATTTATAATCAACCAGTACATGTTATTAATATAGATATTCAAGATAACCATGAAGAAGCTACAATTGGAGCATTCTTAATCAGTGATATGGTTACCAAAATGGCTCAAAGTGATGACCTAGATAATGACATTGATGAACTGTTACATGATTTTGAGTCAAAGTGCCACCGTCCTGTGCTCAACTGTATTATGTTTTACTAA
- the LOC123866520 gene encoding cytochrome b-c1 complex subunit 8 has translation MGKHFGELAKIRGLITYRLSPHEQRAYAGAISNGIPNIFRRFRESVFRVAPAFIVAYMIFEGVETAQHRLSRKNPADFANDE, from the exons ATGGGAAAACATTTCGGAGAACTTGCAAAGATTAGAGGGTTAATTACATATAGATTATCACCACACGAACAACGTGCCTATGCGGGAGCTATTTCTAATGGGATACCAAACATCTTCCGCAGATTTCGTGAAAGTGTTTTCAGAGTCGCTCCAG ctTTTATTGTTGCGTACATGATCTTTGAGGGGGTAGAAACAGCACAACACAGACTTTCTAGGAAGAACCCTGCTGATTTTGCTAATGATGAATAA
- the LOC123866312 gene encoding 39S ribosomal protein L22, mitochondrial translates to MNRIKNSLFAVTVQCNLKNNLHTSARDFAWTKSKLPKEFLQFNKKIYPPQEIGESPRPAFICHQKTNIKYSPEKLWYIASFVRGMTVDEAIKQLSYVNKKGASFIKETILEAQDLAVKEHNVEFKSNLWIAESFSGKGMHIKGIRRHARARLGEVRYQYSHYFVRLEEGNPPEDYYKRNPLTAQQQLENWLDQMRKRKIINSF, encoded by the exons ATGAATCGTATTAAAAATAGTCTGTTTGCTGTAACAGTTCAGTGTAACCTGAAAAATAACCTTCACACTTCAGCGAGGGATTTTGCTTGGACCAAGTCTAAATTGCCCAAGGAATTTCTGcagtttaacaaaaaaatatatcctCCGCAAGAAATAGGGGAAAGCCCCAGACCAgct TTTATATGCCACCAGAAAACTAACATTAAATACAGTCCTGAAAAACTTTGGTATATAGCATCTTTTGTCAGAGGAATGACTGTGGATGAAGCTATAAAACAACTcagttatgttaataaaaaaggAGCAAGTTTTATTAAGGAGACAATCCTGGAGGCACAAGATCTGGCCGTTAAAGAACATAATGTTGAATTTAAAAGCAATCTTTGGATAG CCGAGTCATTTTCGGGAAAAGGTATGCATATTAAAGGGATAAGAAGACATGCAAGAGCTAGATTAGGTGAAGTTCGATACCAGTACAGTCATTACTTTGTACGCTTAGAAGAGGGAAATCCACCTGAAGATTATTATAAAAGGAACCCATTAACTGCCCAACAACAATTGGAGAACTGGTTAGATCAAATGAGGAAAAGGAAgataataaattcattttaa
- the LOC123866308 gene encoding UDP-N-acetylglucosamine transporter isoform X1: protein MKSIDDINLQEQPATSEEIGQEESVTAETQLQTEIAEDMDGVSKKSQTYSPNKRVKYGYIKYVSLAILTIQNAALGLSMRYARTRDVTMFASTAAVLMAEVLKLAICLVLVMNESGSIKNGVRTMYTTIILNIKDTLRVCVPSFLYVIQNNLLYVSASNLDAATYQVTYQLKLLTTAFFAVLVLKRRLNKLQWGALGLLVIGVALVQLSSTEKTKSTTSENLAKQSKLLGFGAALAACFISGFAGIYFEKVLKESDISVWMRNVQLSLASIPFGIITHVINNGTLTDVLKGFDGFVWYLVVLQAAGGLIVAVVVKYADNILKGFATSVAIIILCIASMYIFDFQLTIQFAAGTVFVIGSIFLYGYVPKKPETRTSLSV, encoded by the exons ATGAAGTCAATAGATGACATCAATCTACAGGAGCAACCGGCCACAAGTGAAGAAATTGGCCAAGAAGAATCTGTTACTGCAGAGACACAATTACAGACAGAGATAGCAGAGGACATGGATGGTGTATCAAAGAAGTCTCAAACTTATTCACCTAATAAACGGGTCAAGTATG gctatataaaatatgtaagtctTGCAATATTGACAATTCAAAATGCAGCTTTAGGTTTAAGTATGCGATATGCCCGTACAAGAGATGTTACAATGTTTGCATCAACTGCAg CTGTATTAATGGCAGAAGTACTAAAGTTAGCCATATGCCTTGTTCTTGTCATGAATGAATCAGGAAGTATTAAAAATGGAGTGCGAACAATGTACACCACAATCATATTAAATATTAAGGATACTCTTCGTGTTTGTGTGCCATCATTTTTGTATGTTATACAAAACAATTTACTTTATGTCTCAGCTTCTAACTTAGATGCAGCCACATATCAG GTGACATATCAACTTAAATTGCTTACTACTGCATTTTTCGCTGtattagttttaaaaagaagattaaataaattacaatggGGTGCATTAGGATTGTTGGTAATAGGAGTTGCATTAGTACAATTGTCGTCTACAGAAAAGACCAAAAGTACAACTTCCGAAAACCTAGCCAAGCAATCCAAACTGCTTGGTTTTGGAGCAGCTCTAGCGGCCTGTTTTATATCTGGATTTGCAGGCATTTACTTTGAAAAAGTTCTTAAAGAATCTGACATATCA gtATGGATGAGAAATGTGCAATTAAGTTTAGCATCTATACCATTTGGAATTATAACACATGTTATAAATAATGGTACCTTAACAGATGTACTGAAAGGTTTTGATGGCTTTGTGTGGTACTTGGTTGTTCTACAGGCAGCTGGTGGTCTCATAGTTGCAGTTGTAGTAAAATATGCTGATAATATCTTGAAAGGCTTTGCTACGTCTGTAGCcatcataatattgtgtatagcTTCAATGTACATATTTGATTTTCAATTGACAATACAATTTGCTGCAGGCACTGTATTTGTAATAGGTTCAATCTTCCTATATGGCTATGTGCCCAAGAAACCAGAGACTCGAACATCATTAAGTGTATga
- the LOC123866308 gene encoding UDP-N-acetylglucosamine transporter isoform X2 — MDGVSKKSQTYSPNKRVKYGYIKYVSLAILTIQNAALGLSMRYARTRDVTMFASTAAVLMAEVLKLAICLVLVMNESGSIKNGVRTMYTTIILNIKDTLRVCVPSFLYVIQNNLLYVSASNLDAATYQVTYQLKLLTTAFFAVLVLKRRLNKLQWGALGLLVIGVALVQLSSTEKTKSTTSENLAKQSKLLGFGAALAACFISGFAGIYFEKVLKESDISVWMRNVQLSLASIPFGIITHVINNGTLTDVLKGFDGFVWYLVVLQAAGGLIVAVVVKYADNILKGFATSVAIIILCIASMYIFDFQLTIQFAAGTVFVIGSIFLYGYVPKKPETRTSLSV; from the exons ATGGATGGTGTATCAAAGAAGTCTCAAACTTATTCACCTAATAAACGGGTCAAGTATG gctatataaaatatgtaagtctTGCAATATTGACAATTCAAAATGCAGCTTTAGGTTTAAGTATGCGATATGCCCGTACAAGAGATGTTACAATGTTTGCATCAACTGCAg CTGTATTAATGGCAGAAGTACTAAAGTTAGCCATATGCCTTGTTCTTGTCATGAATGAATCAGGAAGTATTAAAAATGGAGTGCGAACAATGTACACCACAATCATATTAAATATTAAGGATACTCTTCGTGTTTGTGTGCCATCATTTTTGTATGTTATACAAAACAATTTACTTTATGTCTCAGCTTCTAACTTAGATGCAGCCACATATCAG GTGACATATCAACTTAAATTGCTTACTACTGCATTTTTCGCTGtattagttttaaaaagaagattaaataaattacaatggGGTGCATTAGGATTGTTGGTAATAGGAGTTGCATTAGTACAATTGTCGTCTACAGAAAAGACCAAAAGTACAACTTCCGAAAACCTAGCCAAGCAATCCAAACTGCTTGGTTTTGGAGCAGCTCTAGCGGCCTGTTTTATATCTGGATTTGCAGGCATTTACTTTGAAAAAGTTCTTAAAGAATCTGACATATCA gtATGGATGAGAAATGTGCAATTAAGTTTAGCATCTATACCATTTGGAATTATAACACATGTTATAAATAATGGTACCTTAACAGATGTACTGAAAGGTTTTGATGGCTTTGTGTGGTACTTGGTTGTTCTACAGGCAGCTGGTGGTCTCATAGTTGCAGTTGTAGTAAAATATGCTGATAATATCTTGAAAGGCTTTGCTACGTCTGTAGCcatcataatattgtgtatagcTTCAATGTACATATTTGATTTTCAATTGACAATACAATTTGCTGCAGGCACTGTATTTGTAATAGGTTCAATCTTCCTATATGGCTATGTGCCCAAGAAACCAGAGACTCGAACATCATTAAGTGTATga